The Diaphorobacter ruginosibacter genome contains a region encoding:
- a CDS encoding bestrophin family protein, giving the protein MIVRNQQSWFRLLFVWNGSVLQSILPQLLFIGTVSCVAVLTHGRIFGEKIPLNTTLLTLFGLTLAIFLGFRNTASYDRFKEARYLWGNLLIASRQLTSQMLCYIPRQEDVQEMARLIFAVVYALKHELRHTDPGEDLRRFLGDETAGRLMDRVYRPSELLHELRARLTRLNRGGQVSDAQYWTLDAQLVEMGKAVGGCERIAYTPIPFAYSVLLHRTVYTYCMLLPFGLVDATELFTPLLCLFLAYTLIALEAIAGEVAEPFGLAPNALALDAMACNIERSISELCGLPLPEPVTPRLPYQLT; this is encoded by the coding sequence ATGATCGTGCGCAATCAGCAAAGCTGGTTCCGGCTGCTGTTCGTCTGGAACGGCTCTGTGCTCCAGTCCATCCTGCCGCAACTGCTCTTCATCGGCACGGTCAGCTGCGTGGCAGTGCTGACCCACGGGCGCATCTTCGGCGAGAAGATTCCGCTCAACACCACGCTGCTGACGCTGTTCGGGCTGACTCTCGCGATCTTCCTGGGCTTTCGCAACACGGCCAGCTACGACCGCTTCAAGGAGGCGCGCTACCTGTGGGGCAACCTGCTGATCGCCTCGCGCCAGCTCACCTCGCAGATGCTGTGCTACATCCCCCGGCAGGAGGATGTGCAGGAGATGGCGCGCCTGATCTTCGCCGTGGTCTATGCACTCAAGCACGAGCTGCGGCACACGGACCCCGGTGAGGATCTGCGGCGCTTTCTGGGCGATGAGACCGCAGGGCGATTGATGGACAGGGTCTACAGGCCCAGCGAGCTGCTCCACGAGTTGCGTGCGCGGCTCACGCGGCTGAACCGCGGAGGGCAGGTCTCGGATGCGCAGTACTGGACGCTGGACGCCCAGCTCGTCGAGATGGGCAAGGCAGTGGGCGGCTGCGAACGCATCGCCTACACGCCGATCCCGTTCGCCTACAGCGTGCTGCTGCATCGCACGGTCTACACCTATTGCATGTTGCTGCCGTTCGGGCTGGTCGATGCCACGGAACTGTTCACTCCGCTGCTGTGCCTGTTCCTGGCCTACACGCTGATCGCGCTGGAGGCGATCGCAGGGGAGGTGGCGGAGCCCTTTGGCCTCGCGCCCAATGCGCTTGCGCTGGACGCGATGGCATGCAACATCGAGCGCTCGATCAGCGAGCTGTGCGGGCTGCCGCTTCCCGAGCCGGTCACGCCGCGGCTGCCGTACCAGCTGACGTGA
- the moaA gene encoding GTP 3',8-cyclase MoaA has protein sequence MHTVLDHAEPVAQGLSVTPILDARGRPLRDLRLSVIDQCNFRCTYCMPRETFGPDYPFLPADQRMSLDQMFTLAKAFAELGVGKIRLTGGEPLLRRGIESLVERLAGLRTLDGRPMEIALTTNGTLLAEKARALRDAGLTRVTVSLDALDDALFRRMAGTQVPVARVLEGIAAASAAGLAPVKVNTVVERGANEGQIVPLVRFFKGTGVTLRFIEYMDVGGADAWSSSKVVTAREVHDRVASEFALTPMDGDRDGATAILVRHADGGGEVGFIASVSQPFCGDCSRARVSSDGQLFTCLFATQGLDLRPWLESGGDGGGDSGGDAEGLQSVIRGHWSRRGDRYSELRSARSARPAGSKAYPVVRMSLVGG, from the coding sequence ATGCATACCGTTCTTGATCATGCCGAACCTGTTGCACAGGGCCTGAGCGTCACCCCGATCCTCGATGCCCGGGGCCGACCGCTGCGCGACCTGCGCCTGTCGGTGATCGACCAGTGCAATTTCCGCTGCACCTATTGCATGCCGCGCGAAACCTTCGGCCCGGACTATCCGTTCCTGCCGGCGGACCAGCGCATGTCGCTGGACCAGATGTTCACGCTCGCGAAGGCGTTTGCAGAGCTGGGTGTCGGCAAGATCCGCCTGACCGGGGGCGAGCCGTTGCTGCGGCGCGGGATCGAATCGCTGGTCGAGCGGCTGGCGGGCCTCAGGACCCTGGACGGCAGGCCCATGGAGATTGCGCTCACGACCAACGGCACGTTGCTGGCCGAGAAGGCGCGCGCCCTGCGCGACGCCGGGCTGACGCGCGTGACGGTCAGCCTGGACGCGCTGGACGATGCGCTGTTCCGGCGCATGGCGGGCACCCAGGTGCCTGTTGCCCGCGTTCTCGAAGGCATCGCGGCAGCGAGCGCGGCGGGGCTCGCGCCGGTGAAGGTCAACACGGTGGTCGAGCGAGGCGCGAACGAGGGCCAGATCGTGCCCCTGGTGCGCTTCTTCAAGGGCACAGGCGTGACGCTGCGTTTCATCGAATACATGGATGTGGGCGGTGCGGATGCCTGGTCCTCCAGCAAGGTCGTGACGGCGCGGGAGGTGCATGACCGGGTCGCATCGGAATTTGCGCTGACCCCCATGGACGGTGATCGCGATGGCGCCACGGCCATCCTGGTGCGCCACGCGGACGGCGGAGGCGAGGTCGGTTTCATCGCCAGTGTGTCCCAGCCCTTCTGCGGGGACTGCTCGCGCGCACGGGTTTCGTCGGACGGGCAACTCTTCACCTGCCTGTTCGCGACGCAGGGCCTGGATCTGCGGCCCTGGCTGGAGAGCGGTGGCGATGGTGGAGGCGATAGTGGCGGCGATGCCGAGGGCCTGCAATCCGTCATCCGCGGGCACTGGAGCAGGCGTGGCGACCGCTATTCCGAATTGCGCTCCGCGCGTTCCGCACGCCCGGCGGGCAGCAAGGCCTATCCCGTGGTGCGCATGTCCCTGGTGGGAGGTTGA
- a CDS encoding putative hemolysin, which translates to MTKALKTTGMLLAAWAVSACAQTPDVSTGGRQPQVGMANPASVYCVKTGGTLRMENTPQGQRGICVLPDGSEMEEWALFRRDNPPAGK; encoded by the coding sequence ATGACCAAAGCACTGAAAACCACTGGAATGTTGCTGGCGGCATGGGCCGTCAGTGCCTGCGCACAGACCCCGGACGTGAGCACGGGCGGCAGGCAACCCCAGGTCGGCATGGCGAACCCGGCCTCCGTGTACTGCGTGAAGACCGGCGGCACGCTGAGAATGGAGAACACGCCCCAGGGACAACGCGGCATCTGCGTCCTGCCGGACGGGTCGGAAATGGAAGAGTGGGCCCTATTCCGTCGCGACAATCCGCCTGCGGGGAAGTGA
- the panD gene encoding aspartate 1-decarboxylase has protein sequence MFRTMLKSKIHRVRTTQCELHYEGSCAIDEDLLDAANIAENEQVHIWNIDNGERFVTYAIKGQRGSGMISVNGSAARRAAVGDLLIIASFAQVHDKDVAEHQPQLVFVDEGNRQVELRHKVATQMV, from the coding sequence ATGTTTCGTACCATGCTCAAATCCAAGATCCACCGTGTCAGGACGACGCAGTGCGAGTTGCACTATGAAGGCTCCTGCGCCATCGACGAGGATCTTCTCGATGCCGCCAACATTGCCGAGAACGAACAGGTGCATATCTGGAACATCGACAACGGCGAGCGCTTCGTGACCTATGCCATCAAGGGACAGCGCGGCAGCGGCATGATTTCGGTGAACGGCTCGGCGGCGCGCCGCGCGGCCGTGGGCGACCTGCTCATCATTGCTTCGTTCGCGCAGGTGCATGACAAGGACGTGGCGGAGCATCAGCCCCAACTGGTCTTCGTCGATGAAGGCAATCGCCAGGTCGAGCTGCGACACAAGGTGGCGACCCAGATGGTGTAA
- a CDS encoding 2OG-Fe(II) oxygenase — protein sequence MTTSMDHDCERQCQTYDWARVEQDLDARGHAVLRGFLAAGQCDGLAALYPREDIYRSRIVMGRHGFGRGEYKYFAYPLPPLLDQWRHTLYPRLAPIANRWNQRLGVAELYPDDLDTFLKRCHRAGQTRPTPLILQYAEGDYNCLHQDLYGEHVFPLQVAVLLSEPGRDFTGGEFVMTESGAHGQRAEVIALRQGDAVIFTVNQRPARGQRGFRRLAMRHGVSRVRSGRRHTVGLIFHDAR from the coding sequence ATGACGACCTCCATGGACCACGACTGCGAACGGCAATGTCAGACCTATGACTGGGCACGCGTGGAGCAGGATCTGGACGCCCGTGGACACGCCGTGCTACGCGGTTTCCTGGCGGCAGGGCAGTGCGACGGCCTTGCGGCGCTCTATCCGCGCGAAGACATCTACCGATCACGGATCGTCATGGGCCGTCATGGCTTTGGTCGCGGCGAGTACAAGTACTTTGCCTATCCGCTGCCGCCGCTCCTGGACCAGTGGCGGCACACGCTGTATCCACGCCTCGCGCCGATTGCCAATCGCTGGAACCAGCGGCTGGGAGTGGCGGAGCTGTATCCGGACGACCTGGACACCTTCCTGAAGCGCTGCCACCGGGCCGGGCAGACGCGGCCGACGCCGCTGATCCTGCAATACGCGGAGGGCGACTACAACTGTCTTCACCAGGATCTCTATGGCGAGCATGTGTTTCCGCTCCAGGTGGCCGTCCTGCTGTCGGAGCCCGGAAGGGATTTCACCGGCGGCGAATTCGTCATGACCGAGAGCGGGGCCCATGGGCAGCGCGCGGAGGTGATTGCGCTGCGGCAGGGAGACGCGGTGATCTTCACCGTCAACCAGCGACCCGCCAGGGGGCAGCGTGGCTTTCGCCGGCTTGCCATGCGCCATGGCGTCAGCCGCGTGCGCAGCGGCCGGCGCCATACCGTGGGGCTCATCTTTCATGACGCGAGGTGA
- a CDS encoding siderophore-interacting protein yields MHETDTKPRRTRATGIVQAVRSVTPHMRRITVGGGEIAEFLNTDGIDEPAAWVKVFLPSGEGRAYTIRQIDFRAGTLDLDFVLHGTTADSGPAAHWASQARVGEHIGIAGPRSGGFVLPGNARWVMLAGDATALPGIQSIASRLPADVNVKVYAEAPTPDDRQPIESPARLRIEWIHAQPEPGLGLCQSLLHRPLPPGPGYIWMAGESAAIRVLKLHYLQERELPRQGVSAKGYWKSGEADHRDA; encoded by the coding sequence ATGCATGAAACAGACACCAAGCCGCGCAGGACACGCGCAACGGGCATCGTGCAGGCCGTCCGCAGCGTCACGCCTCACATGCGGCGCATCACCGTGGGCGGCGGCGAGATCGCCGAGTTTCTCAACACGGATGGCATCGACGAGCCGGCCGCATGGGTGAAGGTCTTCCTGCCGTCCGGCGAAGGCCGCGCCTACACCATTCGGCAGATCGACTTCAGGGCCGGCACACTGGACCTGGACTTCGTCCTGCACGGCACCACGGCCGACTCCGGCCCTGCCGCCCACTGGGCGTCCCAGGCGCGCGTCGGCGAACACATTGGTATCGCGGGCCCTCGCAGCGGCGGGTTCGTGCTTCCCGGCAACGCGCGCTGGGTGATGCTCGCGGGAGATGCCACGGCCCTGCCCGGCATCCAGAGCATTGCCAGCCGCCTGCCCGCCGACGTCAACGTCAAGGTCTACGCGGAGGCGCCGACTCCCGACGACCGGCAACCCATCGAGAGCCCGGCCAGGCTGCGCATCGAGTGGATCCATGCCCAGCCCGAACCCGGCCTGGGCCTGTGCCAGTCGCTGCTGCACCGCCCCCTGCCTCCCGGCCCGGGCTACATCTGGATGGCGGGCGAGTCGGCGGCCATCCGGGTGCTGAAGCTGCACTATCTGCAGGAGCGGGAGCTGCCGCGCCAGGGCGTGAGCGCCAAGGGATACTGGAAATCGGGAGAGGCCGACCATCGGGACGCGTGA
- a CDS encoding arabinose transporter produces the protein MSSRSRTTTTAAAPPPPAVNVFLKLLPITLAVFIGFLTIGLPLPVLPLHVHDGLGMSTLVVGIVIGTQFAAALLSRAWAGNLADTRGSKRAVVTGFLVASGSGVAYLASLAFPGSPETSIWVLLLGRVLLGCGESLVVTGALSWGIGLVGPQNAGKVMAWVGTAMYGAYAVGAPAGVAVNSAYGFAGISIAAAALPLLAWALVANVRAIAPTAVRRTPFYKVLGVVGGAGLGLALCSVGFGVITAFIALLFAARDWGNASLAFTAFGLAFIGARIFFGHLPDKLGGARVAAVCVLIEAVGQLLIWGSHTPAMAYAGAALTGFGYSLAFPGFGVEAVRRAPPQSRGVAMGAYVAFLDISLGITGPALGAVAGAWSVDVVYLVGTVAVASSLLVAVRLLTTRPQGAHHA, from the coding sequence ATGTCTTCCCGTTCTCGTACGACCACCACGGCCGCAGCGCCTCCGCCGCCCGCCGTCAACGTCTTTCTCAAGCTGCTGCCCATCACGCTGGCAGTGTTCATCGGTTTCCTCACCATCGGCCTGCCACTGCCGGTTCTTCCGCTGCATGTGCATGACGGACTGGGCATGAGCACGCTGGTGGTCGGCATCGTCATCGGTACACAGTTCGCCGCTGCCCTGCTGTCCCGTGCATGGGCCGGCAATCTGGCCGACACCCGCGGCTCCAAGCGCGCCGTGGTCACCGGTTTCCTGGTGGCATCCGGTTCGGGCGTGGCCTATCTGGCTTCGCTGGCTTTTCCCGGGTCACCGGAAACCTCCATCTGGGTCCTGCTGCTCGGGCGCGTGCTGCTGGGCTGCGGTGAAAGCCTGGTCGTGACCGGCGCCCTGAGCTGGGGCATCGGGCTCGTGGGCCCGCAGAACGCGGGCAAGGTCATGGCCTGGGTGGGCACCGCGATGTATGGCGCCTACGCGGTCGGCGCCCCGGCCGGGGTGGCTGTCAACAGCGCCTACGGGTTTGCCGGCATCTCCATCGCCGCTGCCGCCCTTCCCCTGCTCGCATGGGCGCTTGTCGCGAACGTGCGGGCCATCGCACCCACCGCCGTCCGCCGCACGCCGTTCTACAAGGTGCTGGGTGTCGTGGGCGGCGCGGGCCTCGGCCTGGCCCTCTGCAGCGTGGGCTTCGGCGTCATCACGGCCTTCATCGCCCTGCTGTTCGCCGCCCGTGACTGGGGCAATGCCTCCCTGGCGTTCACTGCTTTCGGGCTGGCCTTCATCGGCGCCCGCATCTTCTTCGGCCACCTGCCCGACAAGCTCGGCGGCGCACGCGTCGCCGCCGTCTGCGTGCTGATCGAAGCCGTGGGGCAGTTGCTCATCTGGGGTTCACACACGCCCGCCATGGCCTATGCCGGCGCGGCGCTGACCGGCTTCGGCTACTCGCTGGCATTCCCCGGCTTCGGGGTGGAGGCCGTGCGCCGCGCACCGCCGCAAAGCCGGGGCGTGGCCATGGGCGCCTATGTCGCGTTCCTGGACATCTCGCTGGGCATCACGGGCCCGGCCCTGGGTGCGGTGGCCGGCGCATGGAGCGTCGATGTGGTCTACCTGGTGGGGACCGTCGCCGTGGCCTCTTCGCTGCTGGTCGCCGTGCGCCTGCTGACAACCCGCCCTCAGGGAGCACACCATGCATGA
- a CDS encoding TetR/AcrR family transcriptional regulator: MTALPQPRRIPRQSRSRALVDAILEATARVLSERGYAATNTNLVAERAGVSVGSVYQYFPNKDSLITALHERHAVEMHAAMETVLASASSLDLRGQLAAIVHAWLAAHRVAPQLHQVLEKEFPFFDAPSDQSQADQSIHHRIQRLLEEHRHEVTQQDLGLAAWVALQTMESLIHAAVIPPGAPHPIEKVEEAIVEMLVRYLCGGPPR; this comes from the coding sequence ATGACAGCACTGCCCCAGCCACGACGCATCCCTCGCCAGAGCCGATCCAGGGCCCTGGTCGATGCCATTCTGGAAGCCACGGCTCGCGTTTTGAGCGAGCGCGGCTACGCCGCCACCAACACCAACCTAGTGGCCGAGCGCGCGGGCGTCAGCGTCGGCTCCGTGTACCAGTACTTCCCCAACAAGGACTCGCTGATCACGGCGCTGCACGAGCGGCATGCGGTCGAGATGCATGCCGCGATGGAGACTGTCCTCGCGAGCGCGTCGTCGCTGGACCTGCGGGGCCAGCTGGCCGCCATCGTCCACGCGTGGCTGGCCGCGCACCGGGTCGCGCCCCAGTTGCACCAGGTGCTGGAGAAGGAGTTTCCGTTCTTCGATGCACCATCGGACCAGAGCCAGGCGGACCAGAGCATTCACCACCGCATCCAACGGCTGCTGGAGGAGCATCGGCACGAAGTGACGCAGCAGGACCTGGGGCTGGCGGCCTGGGTTGCGCTGCAGACCATGGAGTCGCTGATCCATGCCGCGGTGATTCCTCCGGGCGCACCGCACCCGATCGAGAAGGTGGAGGAGGCGATCGTGGAGATGCTGGTCCGCTACCTGTGCGGCGGACCGCCAAGGTAG
- the cobW gene encoding cobalamin biosynthesis protein CobW: protein MNTAKIPATIVTGFLGSGKTTLLRHILDNADGRRIAVIVNEFGELGIDGEILQGCGIGCDESGAPVEGALYELANGCMCCTVQEEFFPVMKQLAERRGQLDAILIETSGLALPKPLVQAFQWPEIASVFTVDAVVTVVDTPAAAAGQFAAHPEAVDEQRRADPNLDHESPLHELFEDQLSAADLVVLNKVDGVDEQALARVQALVREELSPQVKIVHADHGRLPLDVLLGLGKAAEATIDQRTSHHDHEEDHDHDEFDSFVVDLPPVDRDRLLAAVNRLVGEHNILRVKGFADIPGKPMRWLLQGVGRRLDSHFDRAWRTGEERRTSLVFIGQDLDEKALRAGLAGVEA from the coding sequence ATGAACACCGCCAAGATCCCCGCAACCATCGTCACCGGCTTTCTCGGCAGCGGCAAGACCACGCTGCTGCGCCACATCCTGGATAACGCCGACGGCCGGCGCATCGCCGTCATCGTCAACGAGTTTGGCGAGCTGGGCATCGACGGGGAAATCCTGCAGGGCTGCGGCATCGGTTGCGACGAGAGCGGGGCGCCGGTGGAGGGCGCGCTCTACGAACTGGCCAACGGCTGCATGTGCTGCACCGTGCAGGAGGAATTCTTCCCCGTGATGAAGCAGCTCGCCGAACGGCGCGGCCAGCTCGACGCCATCCTCATCGAAACCTCGGGCCTGGCCCTGCCCAAGCCCCTGGTGCAGGCATTCCAGTGGCCCGAGATTGCGAGCGTCTTCACGGTGGATGCCGTCGTGACCGTGGTCGATACGCCCGCCGCCGCTGCCGGTCAGTTTGCGGCCCACCCCGAGGCCGTGGACGAGCAGCGCCGCGCGGATCCGAACCTGGATCATGAATCGCCGCTGCACGAGCTCTTCGAGGACCAGTTGAGCGCGGCCGACCTGGTGGTGCTCAACAAGGTGGATGGCGTGGACGAGCAGGCCCTGGCCCGGGTGCAGGCGCTGGTGCGCGAGGAACTGTCGCCACAGGTGAAGATCGTGCATGCGGACCATGGCCGACTGCCGCTCGATGTGCTGCTGGGCCTGGGCAAGGCGGCCGAGGCCACGATCGACCAGCGCACCAGCCACCACGACCACGAGGAAGACCACGACCATGACGAGTTCGACTCCTTCGTGGTCGACCTGCCTCCCGTGGACCGCGATCGCCTGCTGGCGGCCGTCAACCGCCTGGTGGGCGAGCACAACATCCTGCGCGTGAAGGGCTTTGCCGACATTCCGGGCAAGCCGATGCGGTGGTTGCTGCAGGGCGTGGGCCGCCGGCTCGACTCGCACTTCGACCGCGCGTGGCGCACCGGTGAAGAGCGCCGCACCAGCCTCGTGTTCATCGGCCAGGACCTGGACGAGAAGGCGCTGCGCGCGGGCCTTGCCGGCGTCGAGGCCTGA